One window from the genome of Musa acuminata AAA Group cultivar baxijiao chromosome BXJ1-4, Cavendish_Baxijiao_AAA, whole genome shotgun sequence encodes:
- the LOC135648272 gene encoding serine/threonine-protein phosphatase 2A 65 kDa regulatory subunit A beta isoform-like isoform X2 — protein sequence MATIDEPLYPIAILIDELKNEDIQLRLNSIRRLSTIARALGEERTRKELIPFLSENNDDDDEVLLAMAEELGVFIPYVGGVEHAHVLLPPLETLCTVEETCVRDKAVESLCRIGAQMKESDLVDWFVPLVKRLAAGEWFTARVSSCGLFHVAYPSSPDQLKAELRSIYAQMCQDDTPMVRRAAASNLGKFAATIEQHHLKTDIMSMFEDLTQDDQDSVRLLAVEGCAALGKLLEPQDCIASILPVIVNFSQDKSWRVRYMVANQLYELCEAVGPEATRADLMPAYVRLLRDNEAEVRIAAAGKVTKFCRILSPPLAIQHILPCVKELSTDSSQHVRSALASVIMGMAPILGKDATIEQLLPIFLSLLKDEFPDVRLNIISKLDQVNQVIGIDLLSQSLLPAIVELAEDRHWRVRLAIIEYIPLLASQLGVGFFDDKLGALCMQWLEDKVFSIREAAATNLKRLAEEFGPEWAMQHIVPEVLEKINNPHYLYRMTVLRAISLLAPVMGADITCQKLLPVVIASSKDRVPNIKFNVAKVLQSLISVLDQSVVDKTIRPCLVELSEDPDVDVRYFAGQALQACDQVMMSS from the exons ATGGCTACAATTGATGAGCCACTGTATCCAATTGCAATACTGATAGATGAATTGAAGAATGAAGACATTCAGCTGCGGTTAAACTCTATCCGTAGGCTCTCTACCATTGCACGTGCACTTGGTGAGGAAAGGACCAGAAAAGAACTAATTCCATTTTTGAGCgaaaacaatgatgatgatgatgaagttcTTCTTGCAATGGCCGAAGAGTTGGGTGTTTTTATTCCATATGTTGGTGGCGTGGAACATGCTCATGTTTTGCTTCCACCTCTTGAAACATTGTGCACCGTAGAAGAAACTTGTGTTAGGGACAAAGCAGTGGAATCATTGTGTCGAATTGGAGCACAAATGAAGGAAAGTGATTTAGTAGACTGGTTTGTTCCATTAGTGAAG AGACTAGCGGCTGGTGAGTGGTTCACTGCTCGAGTTTCCTCATGTGGTCTCTTTCATGTTGCTTACCCAAGTTCTCCAGATCAGCTGAAGGCAGAATTAAGGTCCATATATGCGCAGATGTGCCAAGATGACACACCTATGGTTAGAAGGGCTGCTGCATCAAATCTTGGAAAATTTGCAGCTACCATAGAACAGCACCATTTGAAGACAGACATTATGTCAATGTTTGAGGATCTAACACAAGACG ATCAAGATTCTGTGCGCTTATTAGCTGTTGAGGGTTGTGCAGCACTTGGGAAATTGCTGGAACCACAGGACTGTATAGCTTCTATCCTTCCAGTAATTGTTAACTTCTCACAG GATAAATCTTGGCGTGTCCGCTATATGGTTGCAAATCAATTGTATGAGCTTTGTGAAGCTGTTGGCCCTGAAGCTACAAG GGCTGATTTGATGCCTGCATACGTTCGGCTTCTTCGTGACAACGAAGCTGAAGTACGCATTGCCGCTGCTGGCAAGGTGACAAAATTTTGCCGGATTCTGAGTCCACCACTTGCAATCCAGCATATTCTCCCATGTGTAAAG GAATTATCGACAGATTCATCACAGCATGTTCGCTCAGCTTTAGCTTCCGTGATCATGGGCATGGCACCTATCTTGGGAAAG GATGCAACCATTGAACAACTTCTTCCCATTTTCCTTTCCCTGCTAAAAGATGAGTTTCCAGATGTTCGACTGAATATAATCAGCAaacttgatcaagtaaatcag GTTATTGGTATTGACTTGTTGTCCCAATCTCTGTTACCGGCAATTGTGGAGCTTGCAGAGGATAGACATTGGCGAGTCCGCCTTGCCATAATTGAGTACATTCCTTTGTTGGCAAGTCAGTTAGGTGTTGGATTTTTCGATGATAAACTTGGTGCTCTGTGCATGCAGTGGTTGGAAGATAAG GTTTTTTCAATTAGAGAGGCAGCTGCTACTAACTTGAAACGTCTTGCAGAAGAATTTGGCCCAGAATGGGCAATGCAGCACATAGTTCCAGAG GTGCTTGAGAAGATAAATAATCCACATTATTTGTATCGTATGACTGTTCTACGTGCAATTTCTCTTCTTGCCCCTGTCATGGGTGCCGATATCACATGCCAGAAGCTATTGCCTGTAGTGATTGCTTCATCCAAGGACAG AGTGCCCAACATCAAATTCAATGTCGCAAAGGTTCTGCAGTCCCTTATTTCCGTACTTGACCAATCT GTGGTGGACAAGACTATTAGACCTTGTCTGGTTGAGCTCAGTGAGGACCCAGATGTGGATGTCAGGTATTTTGCTGGCCAAGCGCTACAGGCATGTGATCAAGTTATGATGTCAAGCTAG
- the LOC135648272 gene encoding serine/threonine-protein phosphatase 2A 65 kDa regulatory subunit A beta isoform-like isoform X1 gives MATIDEPLYPIAILIDELKNEDIQLRLNSIRRLSTIARALGEERTRKELIPFLSENNDDDDEVLLAMAEELGVFIPYVGGVEHAHVLLPPLETLCTVEETCVRDKAVESLCRIGAQMKESDLVDWFVPLVKRLAAGEWFTARVSSCGLFHVAYPSSPDQLKAELRSIYAQMCQDDTPMVRRAAASNLGKFAATIEQHHLKTDIMSMFEDLTQDDQDSVRLLAVEGCAALGKLLEPQDCIASILPVIVNFSQDKSWRVRYMVANQLYELCEAVGPEATRADLMPAYVRLLRDNEAEVRIAAAGKVTKFCRILSPPLAIQHILPCVKELSTDSSQHVRSALASVIMGMAPILGKDATIEQLLPIFLSLLKDEFPDVRLNIISKLDQVNQVIGIDLLSQSLLPAIVELAEDRHWRVRLAIIEYIPLLASQLGVGFFDDKLGALCMQWLEDKVFSIREAAATNLKRLAEEFGPEWAMQHIVPEVLEKINNPHYLYRMTVLRAISLLAPVMGADITCQKLLPVVIASSKDRDHLTLTECPTSNSMSQRFCSPLFPYLTNLWWTRLLDLVWLSSVRTQMWMSGILLAKRYRHVIKL, from the exons ATGGCTACAATTGATGAGCCACTGTATCCAATTGCAATACTGATAGATGAATTGAAGAATGAAGACATTCAGCTGCGGTTAAACTCTATCCGTAGGCTCTCTACCATTGCACGTGCACTTGGTGAGGAAAGGACCAGAAAAGAACTAATTCCATTTTTGAGCgaaaacaatgatgatgatgatgaagttcTTCTTGCAATGGCCGAAGAGTTGGGTGTTTTTATTCCATATGTTGGTGGCGTGGAACATGCTCATGTTTTGCTTCCACCTCTTGAAACATTGTGCACCGTAGAAGAAACTTGTGTTAGGGACAAAGCAGTGGAATCATTGTGTCGAATTGGAGCACAAATGAAGGAAAGTGATTTAGTAGACTGGTTTGTTCCATTAGTGAAG AGACTAGCGGCTGGTGAGTGGTTCACTGCTCGAGTTTCCTCATGTGGTCTCTTTCATGTTGCTTACCCAAGTTCTCCAGATCAGCTGAAGGCAGAATTAAGGTCCATATATGCGCAGATGTGCCAAGATGACACACCTATGGTTAGAAGGGCTGCTGCATCAAATCTTGGAAAATTTGCAGCTACCATAGAACAGCACCATTTGAAGACAGACATTATGTCAATGTTTGAGGATCTAACACAAGACG ATCAAGATTCTGTGCGCTTATTAGCTGTTGAGGGTTGTGCAGCACTTGGGAAATTGCTGGAACCACAGGACTGTATAGCTTCTATCCTTCCAGTAATTGTTAACTTCTCACAG GATAAATCTTGGCGTGTCCGCTATATGGTTGCAAATCAATTGTATGAGCTTTGTGAAGCTGTTGGCCCTGAAGCTACAAG GGCTGATTTGATGCCTGCATACGTTCGGCTTCTTCGTGACAACGAAGCTGAAGTACGCATTGCCGCTGCTGGCAAGGTGACAAAATTTTGCCGGATTCTGAGTCCACCACTTGCAATCCAGCATATTCTCCCATGTGTAAAG GAATTATCGACAGATTCATCACAGCATGTTCGCTCAGCTTTAGCTTCCGTGATCATGGGCATGGCACCTATCTTGGGAAAG GATGCAACCATTGAACAACTTCTTCCCATTTTCCTTTCCCTGCTAAAAGATGAGTTTCCAGATGTTCGACTGAATATAATCAGCAaacttgatcaagtaaatcag GTTATTGGTATTGACTTGTTGTCCCAATCTCTGTTACCGGCAATTGTGGAGCTTGCAGAGGATAGACATTGGCGAGTCCGCCTTGCCATAATTGAGTACATTCCTTTGTTGGCAAGTCAGTTAGGTGTTGGATTTTTCGATGATAAACTTGGTGCTCTGTGCATGCAGTGGTTGGAAGATAAG GTTTTTTCAATTAGAGAGGCAGCTGCTACTAACTTGAAACGTCTTGCAGAAGAATTTGGCCCAGAATGGGCAATGCAGCACATAGTTCCAGAG GTGCTTGAGAAGATAAATAATCCACATTATTTGTATCGTATGACTGTTCTACGTGCAATTTCTCTTCTTGCCCCTGTCATGGGTGCCGATATCACATGCCAGAAGCTATTGCCTGTAGTGATTGCTTCATCCAAGGACAG AGATCACTTAACTCTTACAGAGTGCCCAACATCAAATTCAATGTCGCAAAGGTTCTGCAGTCCCTTATTTCCGTACTTGACCAATCT GTGGTGGACAAGACTATTAGACCTTGTCTGGTTGAGCTCAGTGAGGACCCAGATGTGGATGTCAGGTATTTTGCTGGCCAAGCGCTACAGGCATGTGATCAAGTTATGA
- the LOC135648281 gene encoding protein C2-DOMAIN ABA-RELATED 11-like yields the protein MEEGAGVLKVIVSKGKSLAIRDFTSSDPYVVVKLGKQTAKTKVINSCLNPVWNEELSFSVKEPLGVLKLEVFDRDRFKFDDKMGHAFLNLQPLTSALKLKRALQLTTGETKLRKVAPDSDNCLLADSFITYANGEIIMDVRLRLCDVESGEVFVTVKWIDHPTTPIHVRKR from the exons ATGGAGGAGGGTGCTGGAGTTCTAAAGGTTATTGTCTCTAAAGGAAAGAGTTTGGCGATCAGGGACTTCACTAGCAGTGATCCTTATGTTGTGGTCAAACTAGGAAAGCAG ACTGCAAAGACAAAGGTTATCAATTCTTGCCTCAATCCTGTTTGGAATGAAGAGCTATCATTCTCAGTAAAAGAGCCTCTTGGTGTATTAAAACTG GAAGTTTTTGATCGGGACAGATTTAAATTTGATGACAAGATGGGCCATGCCTTCCTCAATCTTCAGCCCCTAACCTCTGCTTTGAAGCTAAAAAGAGCACTGCAGCTCACCACCGGTGAGACCAAGTTGAGGAAGGTGGCTCCAGACAGCGATAATTGCCTCTTGGCTGATAGCTTTATTACATACGCGAATGGTGAAATCATAATGGATGTACGTCTGAGGCTTTGTGACGTCGAGTCTGGTGAGGTATTTGTGACGGTTAAGTGGATTGATCACCCGACTACACCAATTCATGTTAGAAAACGTTAG
- the LOC135648286 gene encoding pentatricopeptide repeat-containing protein At5g55840-like isoform X1, translating into MRRLLPRWATTAAARKFSSFRRKISNSTACSEDLAAARWTDGRNSERLRKSGAVIGSSLNIENSMYNTLTMHRWESLNHINYKLPKLRKVHGKLALKFLKWIVRQPGFNRMTQLFCITIHILVRARMYGPAKSILKHLSQRDVAYHSLIHCLMDTYPHRMPNTLVFDILIKFYIEEGMLKNAEKTFQLVNSHGFTVSISTCNAILVALARVEGLPSALLFFKCMLTGRNCPDVSSYNIVLNSLCLAGKLGKANYIFNKMEEAGVIPKIVTYNTLLYWFCKKGRFKAALKILACMDRKGIEADVYTYNVIINNLCKENRSARAYLLLKRMRERKLSPTESTYNTLINGFCKEHKIIIANCIFKEMSKSNMKPSAITYNTLIDGYCRIGKIHESMKILDEMEAAGVTPNEITYGALLNGYCKASKMDAAVNILEKMRSEGITLNCIMYTILIDGLCREGKLSEALQLLNSMLEAGVSPDVITYSALVNGLCKMGKKDQIKQILSKMHKTGVLPNAIFYETVIHHYCKWGDITEAMNLYADIYRLGQEANLITCNTLISALCRRGKVGDAEQFMQHMTRLNLYPDSTSFNLLINGYGNKGDALGAFSVFDDMVKQGHRPSHITFGSLLKGLCRGGNLHEAKKFFTRILDIPFAVDLQTYNILLLEICKSGNLHDALIFCEKMIQQNIMPDSYTYTILLSGFCHKKKIVPAVILFERMSNTNFCPDHVAYTCLVNGLVKEGQLKAASYIFDEMMNENSLDPDIVAFNAMLDGYSRAGLMLHVDNLVHFMQKRCLLPNLVTYNILMHGYIRKKQLLRSFRLYKTMVRKGFRPDNLTYHSLISGLCESGMIDIGAKFLEKLRLEGITPDDLTFNMLITKYSDKSQMSDAFKLVDCMTRLQMSPSAETYDAIISGLNRKGCFQKSYMVLHEMMEKRVRIKHTHYIALINGKCRVGDTWGAFRLRDEMEALGLVPAEVAESTIVRGLCKCGKLGEAMLVFSHMLRKGGVPTTATFTTLMHGLCKEAMLADALYLKDVMENCGLKLDIITYNVLISGFCSIGCLSDAWRLYEEIKQKGLWPNITTYTMLIDALHKEHKIFEADILLKDIETRGLISSQGNSKTICEGLANAVRRLNELRHCRRTILK; encoded by the exons ATGCGACGGCTTCTACCTCGGTGGGCGACCACAGCAGCAGCAAGAAAGTTCTCTTCTTTCCGCCGCAAAATCTCAAATTCGACGGCTTGTTCGGAGGATTTGGCGGCGGCGCGGTGGACCGATGGCAGGAACTCGGAACGACTGAGGAAATCTGGCGCCG TTATTGGATCATCACTTAATATCGAGAATAGTATGTACAACACGCTGACAATGCACCGCTGGGAATCCTTGAACCATATAAACTACAAGCTACCGAAACTTAGGAAGGTTCATGGGAAGCTAGCATTGAAGTTCCTCAAGTGGATCGTCCGGCAGCCAGGTTTCAATAGGATGACTCAATTATTCTGTATCACTATCCATATACTTGTTCGGGCCCGGATGTATGGTCCTGCTAAATCAATACTGAAACATCTTTCCCAGAGGGATGTTGCCTATCACTCCCTTATTCATTGTCTCATGGACACCTATCCTCATCGCATGCCCAACACATTGGTTTTTGACATTTTgattaaattttatattgaaGAAGGGATGCTCAAGAATGCTGAGAAAACTTTTCAGTTGGTCAATTCCCATGGATTTACGGTCTCTATTTCTACATGCAATGCTATACTTGTTGCTCTTGCAAGGGTGGAGGGACTGCCCTCTGCTTTATTATTCTTCAAATGTATGCTGACCGGAAGGAACTGCCCAGATGTGAGCTCATATAACATAGTGCTGAACTCGCTTTGCTTAGCTGGGAAGCTCGGAAAggctaattatatttttaataagatGGAAGAAGCTGGGGTTATACCAAAGATTGTTACCTATAACACACTGCTATATTGGTTTTGTAAGAAGGGAAGGTTCAAGGCTGCTCTTAAAATATTAGCTTGCATGGACAGGAAGGGTATTGAGGCAGATGTGTACACATATAATGTGATCATTAACAACCTATGTAAAGAAAATAGGAGTGCTAGAGCTTATTTGTTATTAAAACGAATGAGGGAGAGAAAATTATCTCCCACTGAAAGCACATATAACACTCTGATCAATGGATTCTGTAAGGAACATAAGATTATTATTGCTAATTGTATCTTTAAAGAAATGTCGAAGTCTAATATGAAACCAAGTGCTATTACTTACAATACTTTGATTGATGGGTACTGTCGGATTGGAAAAATCCATGAATCTATGAAGATTTTAGATGAAATGGAAGCAGCTGGAGTAACTCCTAATGAGATCACCTATGGTGCTCTTCTGAATGGATATTGCAAGGCTTCAAAGATGGATGCTGCTGTAAATATTCTTGAAAAGATGAGATCTGAAGGTATTACTCTCAACTGTATAATGTACACAATCTTGATTGATGGGCTTTGCAGAGAGGGCAAGCTCAGTGAAGCCCTGCAGTTACTTAACAGCATGCTTGAAGCTGGGGTTTCTCCAGATGTCATTACATATTCTGCACTTGTTAATGGTTTGTGCAAAATGGGCAAAAAAGATCAAATCAAACAGATCCTATCGAAGATGCACAAAACTGGTGTTCTTCCAAATGCCATATTTTATGAAACAGTCATTCATCACTATTGTAAATGGGGAGATATCACAGAGGCAATGAACTTGTATGCTGATATATATCGTTTGGGCCAAGAAGCCAATTTAATCACTTGTAACACATTGATTTCTGCTCTTTGCCGAAGGGGGAAGGTTGGGGATGCGGAGCAGTTTATGCAACACATGACCAGATTGAATCTATATCCTGACAGTACTAGTTTCAATCTTCTTATAAATGGTTATGGAAATAAAGGTGATGCTCTAGGAGCATTTTCTGTTTTTGATGACATGGTGAAACAAGGTCACCGACCTAGTCATATCACTTTTGGGAGTTTACTTAAAGGGTTGTGCAGGGGAGGAAACTTACATGAGGCAAAGAAGTTTTTTACTCGaattcttgatattccttttgcTGTTGATCTTCAAACTTATAATATTTTACTTCTAGAAATATGTAAATCTGGAAACTTACACGATGCATTGATCTTTTGCGAGAAAATGATTCAGCAAAACATAATGCCTGATAGTTATACATACACAATTCTTCTAAGTGGCTTTTGCCATAAGAAGAAGATTGTTCCTGCAGTTATCCTATTTGAAAGGATGAGTAATACAAATTTTTGTCCAGACCATGTTGCTTATACATGTTTAGTTAATGGTTTAGTAAAAGAAGGCCAATTAAAGGCTGCTTCATACATCTTTGATGAAATGATGAATGAAAATAGTCTAGATCCTGATATTGTTGCTTTTAATGCAATGCTTGACGGTTACTCAAGAGCAGGGCTGATGCTGCATGTGGATAATTTGGTtcattttatgcagaaaaggtgtTTACTTCCAAACCTTGTGACATATAACATTCTAATGCATGGATATATCAGAAAGAAACAGCTATTAAGATCATTTAGACTTTACAAAACAATGGTTCGAAAAGGTTTCAGGCCAGACAACTTAACATATCATTCACTAATTTCTGGGCTTTGTGAGTCTGGTATGATTGATATTGGAGCAAAATTTTTGGAAAAGTTAAGATTGGAGGGTATTACTCCTGATGACTTGACTTTTAATATGCTTATCACTAAGTATTCTGACAAAAGTCAGATGAGTGATGCTTTCAAACTTGTGGATTGTATGACAAGGTTGCAGATGTCACCAAGTGCCGAGACCTATGATGCGATTATAAGTGGACTAAACAGAAAAGGTTGTTTTCAGAAGTCCTATATGGTATTGCATGAAATGATGGAGAAAAGAGTCCGTATAAAGCACACACATTATATTGCACTAATCAATGGAAAATGCAGGGTTGGCGATACATGGGGGGCATTTAGGCTGAGGGATGAGATGGAAGCCCTGGGTCTAGTGCCTGCTGAAGTTGCTGAGAGCACTATTGTAAGGGGCCTTTGTAAGTGTGGAAAACTTGGAGAAGCAATGCTTGTTTTCAGTCACATGCTTCGCAAAGGTGGAGTGCCAACAACTGCTACATTTACCACTCTTATGCATGGGCTTTGCAAAGAAGCCATGCTTGCTGATGCTTTGTATTTGAAGGATGTCATGGAAAATTGTGGCTTAAAACTGGATATTATTACATATAATGTACTTATTTCAGGATTTTGCAGCATAGGTTGTCTTTCTGATGCTTGGCGACTGTATGAGGAGATAAAACAGAAGGGCCTCTGGCCTAATATCACAACATATACTATGCTCATTGATGCTCTCCACAAGGAACATAAGATTTTTGAAGCAGACATACTTTTGAAAGATATAGAAACTAGAGGTCTAATTTCTTCACAAGGAAATTCCAAAACTATTTGTGAGGGTTTGGCAAATGCTGTGAGAAGATTAAATGAATTAAGGCATTGCAGGAGAACTATCTTGAAATAA
- the LOC135648286 gene encoding pentatricopeptide repeat-containing protein At5g55840-like isoform X2 — MYNTLTMHRWESLNHINYKLPKLRKVHGKLALKFLKWIVRQPGFNRMTQLFCITIHILVRARMYGPAKSILKHLSQRDVAYHSLIHCLMDTYPHRMPNTLVFDILIKFYIEEGMLKNAEKTFQLVNSHGFTVSISTCNAILVALARVEGLPSALLFFKCMLTGRNCPDVSSYNIVLNSLCLAGKLGKANYIFNKMEEAGVIPKIVTYNTLLYWFCKKGRFKAALKILACMDRKGIEADVYTYNVIINNLCKENRSARAYLLLKRMRERKLSPTESTYNTLINGFCKEHKIIIANCIFKEMSKSNMKPSAITYNTLIDGYCRIGKIHESMKILDEMEAAGVTPNEITYGALLNGYCKASKMDAAVNILEKMRSEGITLNCIMYTILIDGLCREGKLSEALQLLNSMLEAGVSPDVITYSALVNGLCKMGKKDQIKQILSKMHKTGVLPNAIFYETVIHHYCKWGDITEAMNLYADIYRLGQEANLITCNTLISALCRRGKVGDAEQFMQHMTRLNLYPDSTSFNLLINGYGNKGDALGAFSVFDDMVKQGHRPSHITFGSLLKGLCRGGNLHEAKKFFTRILDIPFAVDLQTYNILLLEICKSGNLHDALIFCEKMIQQNIMPDSYTYTILLSGFCHKKKIVPAVILFERMSNTNFCPDHVAYTCLVNGLVKEGQLKAASYIFDEMMNENSLDPDIVAFNAMLDGYSRAGLMLHVDNLVHFMQKRCLLPNLVTYNILMHGYIRKKQLLRSFRLYKTMVRKGFRPDNLTYHSLISGLCESGMIDIGAKFLEKLRLEGITPDDLTFNMLITKYSDKSQMSDAFKLVDCMTRLQMSPSAETYDAIISGLNRKGCFQKSYMVLHEMMEKRVRIKHTHYIALINGKCRVGDTWGAFRLRDEMEALGLVPAEVAESTIVRGLCKCGKLGEAMLVFSHMLRKGGVPTTATFTTLMHGLCKEAMLADALYLKDVMENCGLKLDIITYNVLISGFCSIGCLSDAWRLYEEIKQKGLWPNITTYTMLIDALHKEHKIFEADILLKDIETRGLISSQGNSKTICEGLANAVRRLNELRHCRRTILK; from the coding sequence ATGTACAACACGCTGACAATGCACCGCTGGGAATCCTTGAACCATATAAACTACAAGCTACCGAAACTTAGGAAGGTTCATGGGAAGCTAGCATTGAAGTTCCTCAAGTGGATCGTCCGGCAGCCAGGTTTCAATAGGATGACTCAATTATTCTGTATCACTATCCATATACTTGTTCGGGCCCGGATGTATGGTCCTGCTAAATCAATACTGAAACATCTTTCCCAGAGGGATGTTGCCTATCACTCCCTTATTCATTGTCTCATGGACACCTATCCTCATCGCATGCCCAACACATTGGTTTTTGACATTTTgattaaattttatattgaaGAAGGGATGCTCAAGAATGCTGAGAAAACTTTTCAGTTGGTCAATTCCCATGGATTTACGGTCTCTATTTCTACATGCAATGCTATACTTGTTGCTCTTGCAAGGGTGGAGGGACTGCCCTCTGCTTTATTATTCTTCAAATGTATGCTGACCGGAAGGAACTGCCCAGATGTGAGCTCATATAACATAGTGCTGAACTCGCTTTGCTTAGCTGGGAAGCTCGGAAAggctaattatatttttaataagatGGAAGAAGCTGGGGTTATACCAAAGATTGTTACCTATAACACACTGCTATATTGGTTTTGTAAGAAGGGAAGGTTCAAGGCTGCTCTTAAAATATTAGCTTGCATGGACAGGAAGGGTATTGAGGCAGATGTGTACACATATAATGTGATCATTAACAACCTATGTAAAGAAAATAGGAGTGCTAGAGCTTATTTGTTATTAAAACGAATGAGGGAGAGAAAATTATCTCCCACTGAAAGCACATATAACACTCTGATCAATGGATTCTGTAAGGAACATAAGATTATTATTGCTAATTGTATCTTTAAAGAAATGTCGAAGTCTAATATGAAACCAAGTGCTATTACTTACAATACTTTGATTGATGGGTACTGTCGGATTGGAAAAATCCATGAATCTATGAAGATTTTAGATGAAATGGAAGCAGCTGGAGTAACTCCTAATGAGATCACCTATGGTGCTCTTCTGAATGGATATTGCAAGGCTTCAAAGATGGATGCTGCTGTAAATATTCTTGAAAAGATGAGATCTGAAGGTATTACTCTCAACTGTATAATGTACACAATCTTGATTGATGGGCTTTGCAGAGAGGGCAAGCTCAGTGAAGCCCTGCAGTTACTTAACAGCATGCTTGAAGCTGGGGTTTCTCCAGATGTCATTACATATTCTGCACTTGTTAATGGTTTGTGCAAAATGGGCAAAAAAGATCAAATCAAACAGATCCTATCGAAGATGCACAAAACTGGTGTTCTTCCAAATGCCATATTTTATGAAACAGTCATTCATCACTATTGTAAATGGGGAGATATCACAGAGGCAATGAACTTGTATGCTGATATATATCGTTTGGGCCAAGAAGCCAATTTAATCACTTGTAACACATTGATTTCTGCTCTTTGCCGAAGGGGGAAGGTTGGGGATGCGGAGCAGTTTATGCAACACATGACCAGATTGAATCTATATCCTGACAGTACTAGTTTCAATCTTCTTATAAATGGTTATGGAAATAAAGGTGATGCTCTAGGAGCATTTTCTGTTTTTGATGACATGGTGAAACAAGGTCACCGACCTAGTCATATCACTTTTGGGAGTTTACTTAAAGGGTTGTGCAGGGGAGGAAACTTACATGAGGCAAAGAAGTTTTTTACTCGaattcttgatattccttttgcTGTTGATCTTCAAACTTATAATATTTTACTTCTAGAAATATGTAAATCTGGAAACTTACACGATGCATTGATCTTTTGCGAGAAAATGATTCAGCAAAACATAATGCCTGATAGTTATACATACACAATTCTTCTAAGTGGCTTTTGCCATAAGAAGAAGATTGTTCCTGCAGTTATCCTATTTGAAAGGATGAGTAATACAAATTTTTGTCCAGACCATGTTGCTTATACATGTTTAGTTAATGGTTTAGTAAAAGAAGGCCAATTAAAGGCTGCTTCATACATCTTTGATGAAATGATGAATGAAAATAGTCTAGATCCTGATATTGTTGCTTTTAATGCAATGCTTGACGGTTACTCAAGAGCAGGGCTGATGCTGCATGTGGATAATTTGGTtcattttatgcagaaaaggtgtTTACTTCCAAACCTTGTGACATATAACATTCTAATGCATGGATATATCAGAAAGAAACAGCTATTAAGATCATTTAGACTTTACAAAACAATGGTTCGAAAAGGTTTCAGGCCAGACAACTTAACATATCATTCACTAATTTCTGGGCTTTGTGAGTCTGGTATGATTGATATTGGAGCAAAATTTTTGGAAAAGTTAAGATTGGAGGGTATTACTCCTGATGACTTGACTTTTAATATGCTTATCACTAAGTATTCTGACAAAAGTCAGATGAGTGATGCTTTCAAACTTGTGGATTGTATGACAAGGTTGCAGATGTCACCAAGTGCCGAGACCTATGATGCGATTATAAGTGGACTAAACAGAAAAGGTTGTTTTCAGAAGTCCTATATGGTATTGCATGAAATGATGGAGAAAAGAGTCCGTATAAAGCACACACATTATATTGCACTAATCAATGGAAAATGCAGGGTTGGCGATACATGGGGGGCATTTAGGCTGAGGGATGAGATGGAAGCCCTGGGTCTAGTGCCTGCTGAAGTTGCTGAGAGCACTATTGTAAGGGGCCTTTGTAAGTGTGGAAAACTTGGAGAAGCAATGCTTGTTTTCAGTCACATGCTTCGCAAAGGTGGAGTGCCAACAACTGCTACATTTACCACTCTTATGCATGGGCTTTGCAAAGAAGCCATGCTTGCTGATGCTTTGTATTTGAAGGATGTCATGGAAAATTGTGGCTTAAAACTGGATATTATTACATATAATGTACTTATTTCAGGATTTTGCAGCATAGGTTGTCTTTCTGATGCTTGGCGACTGTATGAGGAGATAAAACAGAAGGGCCTCTGGCCTAATATCACAACATATACTATGCTCATTGATGCTCTCCACAAGGAACATAAGATTTTTGAAGCAGACATACTTTTGAAAGATATAGAAACTAGAGGTCTAATTTCTTCACAAGGAAATTCCAAAACTATTTGTGAGGGTTTGGCAAATGCTGTGAGAAGATTAAATGAATTAAGGCATTGCAGGAGAACTATCTTGAAATAA